A single genomic interval of Sphingopyxis sp. CCNWLW2 harbors:
- a CDS encoding nuclear transport factor 2 family protein codes for MTQDQALARLLDERAIERIIHDYAFFLDMNQPEKMAELFVEDCEVSYAPNFGAKGIEAYKQTLDGIGTFFTATSHHVSGVTFDWVSDAEVQVRAIVLAIHRYTKERPDGVLYGQYHDVVVKQDGGWKFKTRILKTTMTTDYHVRAFNPVGRGD; via the coding sequence GTGACCCAAGATCAGGCGCTGGCCCGGTTACTGGACGAACGCGCAATCGAGCGGATCATCCACGACTATGCCTTTTTTCTCGACATGAACCAGCCCGAGAAGATGGCGGAGCTTTTCGTCGAAGATTGCGAAGTCAGCTACGCCCCCAATTTCGGTGCGAAGGGGATCGAGGCCTATAAGCAGACGCTCGATGGCATCGGCACCTTCTTCACGGCGACATCGCACCATGTGTCCGGCGTCACCTTCGATTGGGTGAGCGACGCCGAGGTCCAGGTACGCGCGATCGTTCTGGCCATCCACCGCTACACGAAGGAGCGCCCCGACGGCGTCCTCTATGGCCAATATCATGATGTGGTCGTCAAGCAGGACGGCGGGTGGAAATTCAAGACCCGCATCCTCAAAACGACGATGACGACCGACTATCATGTCCGGGCCTTCAACCCCGTCGGACGCGGCGATTGA
- a CDS encoding enoyl-CoA hydratase-related protein yields MTDSPPLRIESGPDIDWIILDRPDASNAFSAALLDAFSVALDRLTGEGAPVIGIRGEGKGFSAGVDLGEYGGAATPSEDVARLRRNLERWQAMWRHPKPVIVAIHGFCLGIAAQLPCFADLTIVADDARIGEPGLPIGGGYIAPAWVSQVGAKRAKELAFLPGNHVDGRTAEAWGWANAAVPADQLIACVEALAARIAKIPAPVLAMKKMSINRAMEAGGFITAVNAVAESDAILHFEPAVLELRETLARDGLRDTLARFRGESSTEIFRRFKGEAANG; encoded by the coding sequence ATGACCGATAGCCCGCCGCTGCGCATCGAGTCCGGACCGGACATCGACTGGATTATCCTCGATCGGCCCGATGCGTCGAACGCCTTTTCCGCAGCGCTGCTCGATGCCTTCTCGGTCGCGCTTGATCGGCTGACGGGCGAAGGCGCGCCCGTGATCGGCATCCGGGGCGAAGGCAAGGGCTTCAGCGCTGGTGTGGACCTTGGCGAATATGGCGGCGCCGCCACGCCCTCCGAAGATGTCGCGCGGCTGCGCCGCAATCTCGAGCGCTGGCAGGCGATGTGGCGGCACCCGAAACCGGTCATCGTCGCCATTCACGGCTTCTGCCTCGGCATCGCGGCGCAATTGCCCTGCTTTGCCGATCTCACGATCGTCGCTGACGACGCGCGGATCGGCGAGCCGGGTCTGCCGATCGGCGGGGGCTATATCGCGCCCGCCTGGGTGTCGCAGGTCGGGGCGAAGCGCGCCAAGGAGCTGGCGTTCCTGCCCGGCAATCATGTGGACGGGCGGACCGCCGAAGCCTGGGGCTGGGCCAATGCTGCGGTACCTGCCGATCAATTGATCGCGTGCGTCGAGGCGCTGGCGGCGCGGATCGCGAAAATCCCGGCGCCGGTGCTTGCGATGAAGAAAATGTCGATCAACCGCGCGATGGAAGCCGGCGGTTTTATCACCGCGGTCAATGCCGTCGCCGAAAGCGACGCCATCCTACATTTCGAGCCCGCGGTCCTCGAACTGCGCGAAACGCTCGCCAGGGATGGCTTGCGCGACACCTTGGCGCGTTTCCGCGGCGAAAGCTCAACCGAAATATTCCGACGTTTTAAAGGGGAAGCAGCCAATGGCTGA
- a CDS encoding enoyl-CoA hydratase/isomerase family protein, translated as MADIEFSVSGHTAHVRLNRPDGLNAITPAMDDLLFDAWQTINDDPEIWCAILSAEGEKGFCIGGDVSDGAERKSRMALAGGLTGIGGPLVTLTKPLIAAVQGFCVGGGFELAMCADIIVAADTAQFGLPETKVGIIGECGVVHRAVRQLPYHIAMAMILTGERIDSATAERFGLVNQVVPYADLAASAQAWADKINKAAPLANQAAKASANGRLGYPLNVALMTKFEEIEQYAGSADQREGDAARAEGRKPVWTGR; from the coding sequence ATGGCTGATATCGAATTTTCCGTTTCCGGTCACACTGCACATGTCCGCCTCAACCGGCCTGATGGTCTCAACGCCATTACGCCCGCGATGGACGATCTGCTGTTCGATGCGTGGCAGACGATCAACGACGATCCCGAAATCTGGTGCGCGATCCTTTCTGCCGAAGGCGAGAAGGGCTTTTGTATTGGCGGCGATGTGTCCGATGGAGCAGAACGCAAATCGCGCATGGCGCTGGCTGGAGGGCTCACCGGTATCGGTGGACCCCTGGTGACGCTGACGAAACCGCTGATCGCTGCTGTCCAGGGTTTCTGCGTCGGCGGCGGGTTCGAACTGGCGATGTGCGCCGATATCATCGTCGCCGCCGACACGGCCCAGTTCGGCCTCCCGGAAACCAAGGTCGGAATCATCGGCGAGTGCGGCGTGGTCCATCGCGCGGTGCGCCAACTGCCGTACCATATCGCCATGGCGATGATCCTCACGGGCGAGCGTATCGACAGCGCAACCGCCGAGCGCTTCGGCCTCGTCAATCAGGTCGTGCCCTATGCGGACCTTGCGGCGAGCGCGCAGGCATGGGCCGACAAGATCAACAAGGCAGCGCCGCTCGCCAATCAGGCAGCGAAAGCATCGGCGAACGGTCGGCTGGGATATCCGCTCAACGTCGCGTTGATGACCAAGTTCGAAGAGATCGAGCAATATGCGGGCAGTGCCGACCAGCGCGAGGGCGATGCCGCGCGCGCCGAGGGACGTAAACCCGTGTGGACAGGACGCTGA
- a CDS encoding flavin reductase family protein: MSTIDPRHFRNVLGCYPTGVCVVTASHDGARHAMVVGSFTSISLDPPLVGFFPDKKSSSWPQIAATGRFCANILTADQKHHSSRFAAKAADKFEGLEYATSPAGLPLLHDVLAWIECSIASVTEIGDHLLVVGSVQALEMRDSGTPLLFFRGGYHDLADCIETQA, encoded by the coding sequence ATGAGCACGATCGATCCGCGTCACTTCCGCAACGTCCTCGGTTGCTATCCCACGGGCGTCTGCGTCGTCACCGCCTCGCACGACGGTGCGCGTCACGCCATGGTCGTGGGAAGCTTCACCTCGATTTCGCTCGATCCCCCGCTGGTCGGCTTCTTCCCCGACAAGAAGTCGTCGAGCTGGCCGCAGATTGCGGCGACCGGGCGGTTCTGCGCGAACATTCTGACCGCCGACCAGAAGCATCATTCGAGTCGTTTTGCTGCCAAGGCAGCCGACAAGTTCGAGGGGCTCGAATATGCAACGAGTCCCGCCGGGCTGCCGCTCCTGCACGATGTTCTCGCGTGGATCGAATGCTCGATTGCGTCGGTGACCGAGATCGGTGACCATCTGCTTGTCGTGGGGAGCGTACAGGCGCTCGAAATGCGCGACAGCGGCACCCCCTTGCTCTTTTTTCGCGGAGGCTATCATGACCTTGCCGACTGTATCGAAACCCAGGCATGA
- the ribB gene encoding 3,4-dihydroxy-2-butanone-4-phosphate synthase → MTTISPIAEIIAEARNGKPFILVDADDRENEGDIIIPAQFATPDRINQMATHARGLICLTITAERARFLELEQMSQNNRSGHGTAFTVSIEAREGVTTGISAFDRAHTISVAINSRDPKSDLVTPGHVFPLVARAGGVLVRAGHTEAAVDISKLAGLIPAAVICEVMNDDGSMARLEDLIPFAAKHDMKIGTIADLIAFRRKSEMLVERVASGPFVSHYGDDFTIHVYRDTIEGGEHVALTRGTIGPDSNTLVRVHQFDLTADLLGYRNAHPDYVPAALKQLAAHEGPAVAVFIQDADPRSISRRVGGGRREYAERASDRDYGFGAQILRDVGVRRMTLLTSSNRKMAALEGFGLEIVDRQPIET, encoded by the coding sequence GTGACCACAATCTCGCCCATCGCAGAGATTATCGCCGAAGCGCGTAACGGCAAGCCGTTCATCCTCGTCGATGCCGACGACCGCGAGAATGAGGGCGACATCATCATTCCCGCGCAGTTCGCAACGCCCGACCGTATCAACCAGATGGCGACCCACGCTCGCGGTCTGATCTGCCTTACCATAACCGCCGAACGCGCAAGGTTTCTTGAGCTTGAGCAGATGTCGCAGAACAACCGCTCGGGTCATGGCACAGCCTTCACCGTGTCGATAGAGGCGCGCGAAGGGGTGACGACGGGCATATCGGCCTTTGACCGCGCGCATACCATTTCGGTCGCAATCAACTCGCGCGACCCGAAGAGCGATCTCGTCACACCGGGCCATGTCTTCCCGCTTGTCGCGCGCGCCGGCGGCGTCCTCGTCCGCGCTGGACACACAGAGGCGGCGGTGGATATCTCCAAACTCGCGGGGCTGATCCCGGCGGCGGTCATCTGCGAGGTGATGAACGACGACGGGTCGATGGCGCGGCTAGAGGACCTTATCCCGTTCGCTGCCAAACATGACATGAAGATCGGCACGATCGCCGACCTGATCGCCTTTCGGCGCAAATCCGAAATGCTGGTCGAACGCGTGGCATCGGGTCCGTTCGTCAGCCATTATGGCGATGATTTCACCATCCACGTCTATCGCGACACGATCGAAGGCGGAGAACATGTGGCGCTGACGCGCGGCACGATCGGGCCCGACTCCAACACCTTGGTCCGTGTCCACCAGTTTGACCTGACCGCCGACCTTTTGGGATACCGCAACGCGCATCCTGATTATGTACCGGCCGCCCTCAAGCAACTCGCAGCCCATGAAGGTCCCGCAGTCGCGGTGTTCATTCAGGATGCCGATCCGCGGTCGATCTCGCGCCGGGTCGGCGGCGGGCGCCGTGAATATGCCGAGCGCGCGAGCGATCGCGACTATGGTTTCGGGGCGCAGATATTACGCGACGTCGGCGTCCGCCGCATGACATTGCTCACCTCGAGCAACCGCAAGATGGCGGCGCTCGAAGGCTTCGGCCTCGAGATCGTCGATCGCCAGCCGATTGAAACATGA
- a CDS encoding nuclear transport factor 2 family protein, with the protein MTSTAGNKAIVADFFETFSKGDVPGVIDRMHDEGSWWVSGAIEGMSGTYPKATLAGLLDGARALYREGALRITPTVMTAEDDRVAVEATSFATMEDGRVYANSYHFLVTLRDGKVATVREYMDTIHARETFFGS; encoded by the coding sequence ATGACATCCACTGCGGGCAACAAGGCGATCGTCGCGGACTTTTTCGAGACTTTCTCAAAGGGCGACGTGCCCGGCGTAATCGATCGTATGCATGACGAAGGCAGCTGGTGGGTGTCTGGCGCGATCGAGGGCATGTCGGGCACCTATCCCAAGGCGACGCTCGCCGGCCTGCTCGACGGCGCGCGGGCGCTCTATCGCGAAGGGGCGCTGCGCATCACGCCGACGGTGATGACCGCCGAGGACGACCGGGTCGCGGTCGAAGCCACATCCTTTGCGACGATGGAAGACGGCCGCGTCTATGCAAACAGCTATCATTTCCTGGTGACGCTGCGCGATGGCAAGGTCGCGACGGTGCGCGAGTATATGGACACGATTCACGCCCGCGAGACGTTTTTCGGCTCCTGA
- a CDS encoding TetR/AcrR family transcriptional regulator, which yields MGQANSVGSSSFMLQESGAALLIARAGCGKVFSERDSKGDAVTSMPISKRAVRSDDAKTRLILAAEILFAKGGIEGVSLREIAAAAGQRNHHAVQYHFGIRDTLVQAVFDYRMDQMEAKRGEMLRAARDAGRLDDARTIMDIIFLPQLELIDAHGDHSYANFLCQYLLRNSDTEFGRFGGHLPPHIGEALALLRARLDFLSDDVAQRRLITACFMFLNILAAHTRDAEGQRIDREFSAALDDTLNQIVAATCMPLAASHIAQEPKNVSRA from the coding sequence TTGGGTCAAGCGAATTCCGTAGGGTCATCTTCGTTTATGCTGCAGGAAAGCGGCGCAGCATTGTTGATCGCGCGGGCCGGCTGCGGCAAAGTCTTTAGCGAGCGAGATTCCAAGGGAGACGCCGTGACATCGATGCCCATCAGCAAGCGCGCGGTGCGCAGTGACGACGCCAAGACGCGGCTGATTCTCGCGGCCGAGATCTTGTTCGCGAAGGGCGGGATCGAAGGCGTGTCTCTGCGCGAGATCGCGGCCGCGGCTGGGCAGCGCAACCATCATGCGGTGCAATATCATTTCGGGATTCGCGACACGCTGGTCCAGGCGGTCTTCGACTATCGAATGGACCAGATGGAAGCCAAGCGCGGCGAGATGTTGCGGGCGGCGCGCGATGCCGGCCGGCTGGACGATGCGCGCACGATTATGGACATCATTTTCTTGCCGCAGCTCGAACTGATCGATGCGCATGGCGACCACAGCTACGCCAATTTTCTCTGCCAATATCTGCTGCGCAACAGCGATACGGAGTTCGGCCGCTTCGGGGGACACTTGCCCCCGCACATTGGCGAAGCCTTGGCGCTCCTGCGCGCGCGACTTGATTTCCTCTCCGACGACGTCGCCCAGCGGCGGCTGATCACGGCCTGTTTCATGTTCCTGAATATCTTGGCGGCGCATACCCGCGATGCCGAGGGCCAGCGGATCGACCGGGAATTTTCGGCGGCGCTCGACGATACGCTGAACCAGATCGTCGCCGCGACGTGCATGCCGCTGGCCGCTTCGCATATCGCTCAGGAGCCGAAAAACGTCTCGCGGGCGTGA
- a CDS encoding LLM class flavin-dependent oxidoreductase: protein MAMDTGLIFHPYMRPERTARQTFEWGVQSSIAADKAGFSTMMISEHASQVWENIPNPELIIAAAALQTKNIAFAPMAHILPHHNPTKLAMTVGWLSQILEGRYFMGIGAGAYPLASYMHGIKEEDQNTEHLNDMVRESLFIMEKIWAREPFFYEGKYWDAGFPEEEPAVTEEDEQHKLANYSPYGGGFPEFAVTGFSANSPSMRLAGERNFKPVSIFSGIDALKRHWEIYSEANIKAGFTPHRQRHAVSQTVFVADTDAEAKRLVMEGPIGYCFNRYLIPIWRRFGMMDGFAKDAGIDPLKADLEFLVDHVFVVGSPDTVVEKISTLFDACGGWGTLQVESHDYYDDPSPWFHSLELIAKEVAPRIKLPEPATV, encoded by the coding sequence ATGGCGATGGACACGGGTCTAATTTTTCACCCCTATATGCGGCCGGAGCGCACCGCGCGGCAGACGTTCGAATGGGGGGTGCAGAGCTCCATCGCCGCCGACAAGGCCGGCTTTTCGACGATGATGATTTCCGAGCATGCCTCGCAGGTCTGGGAGAATATTCCCAATCCCGAACTGATCATCGCAGCCGCCGCGCTACAGACCAAGAATATCGCCTTCGCGCCGATGGCGCATATCCTGCCGCACCATAATCCGACCAAATTGGCGATGACCGTCGGCTGGCTTTCGCAGATTCTCGAAGGCCGCTATTTCATGGGGATCGGCGCAGGCGCCTATCCGCTCGCTTCCTATATGCACGGTATCAAGGAAGAGGATCAGAACACCGAGCATCTCAACGACATGGTGCGCGAATCCTTGTTCATCATGGAGAAGATTTGGGCGCGCGAACCCTTTTTCTACGAGGGCAAATATTGGGACGCGGGCTTCCCCGAGGAAGAGCCGGCGGTCACCGAGGAGGATGAGCAGCACAAACTCGCCAACTACTCGCCTTACGGCGGCGGCTTCCCCGAATTCGCGGTCACCGGCTTCAGCGCTAACTCGCCTTCGATGCGGCTCGCCGGCGAGCGCAACTTCAAGCCGGTCTCGATCTTCTCGGGTATCGACGCGCTGAAGCGCCATTGGGAAATCTACTCGGAGGCCAATATCAAGGCCGGTTTCACTCCGCATCGCCAGCGCCACGCCGTGTCGCAAACTGTATTCGTCGCCGACACCGATGCCGAGGCAAAGCGCCTCGTGATGGAAGGCCCGATCGGCTACTGCTTCAACCGCTATCTCATCCCGATCTGGCGCCGCTTCGGCATGATGGACGGCTTTGCCAAGGATGCGGGCATCGATCCGCTCAAGGCCGATCTCGAATTCCTCGTCGATCATGTCTTCGTCGTGGGATCACCCGACACGGTGGTCGAAAAAATCAGCACCTTGTTTGACGCATGCGGCGGGTGGGGCACGCTCCAGGTCGAATCCCACGATTATTACGACGACCCGTCTCCCTGGTTCCACTCGCTGGAATTGATCGCTAAAGAAGTGGCACCGCGGATCAAGCTGCCCGAACCTGCAACTGTTTAA
- a CDS encoding sensor histidine kinase: MAADNPPINLGRTLGLALVLASDAPLLLLDENLAIVAASDSFCAAFGIDPDTVTGQTIYDLDHHHWDLPRLHSLIEATLSGAAEVEAYEMEIKTSAGAVRCVVIKAQRLEYGDGLNTRMVVTVIDVTEERQNEKRHKELVHANAALLHEMQHRVANSLQIIASILMQSARKVQSDEARGHLSDAHQRVMSIATLQRHLAESEGGAVELEPYLAQLCASIGASMIYDREQLTLTTRVDPVSISGDISVSMGLVVTELVINALKHAFPDGRPGHVVVGYATTGDDWTLSVSDDGIGMGEDPERSPAGLGTRIVQALAKQLGAEIAVEDTAPGTLVSLTRTVQIARQVAANDEAQIAAV, translated from the coding sequence ATGGCTGCCGACAATCCACCTATCAATCTGGGCCGCACATTGGGGCTAGCGCTGGTGCTCGCGTCCGATGCGCCGCTGCTTCTGCTCGACGAAAATCTGGCGATCGTCGCGGCGAGCGACAGTTTCTGTGCCGCCTTCGGCATCGATCCCGACACCGTCACCGGGCAGACGATCTATGACCTCGACCATCATCATTGGGACTTGCCGCGGCTGCACTCGCTGATCGAAGCGACGCTGTCGGGCGCCGCCGAGGTCGAAGCCTATGAGATGGAGATCAAGACGAGCGCGGGGGCGGTGCGATGCGTCGTGATCAAGGCGCAGCGGCTCGAATATGGCGACGGCCTGAACACCAGGATGGTGGTCACCGTGATCGACGTCACCGAAGAGCGGCAGAACGAGAAGCGCCACAAGGAACTGGTTCACGCCAATGCCGCGCTGCTCCACGAGATGCAGCACCGCGTCGCGAACAGCCTGCAGATTATTGCGAGCATCTTGATGCAGAGCGCGCGCAAGGTGCAGTCGGACGAGGCGCGCGGCCATTTGAGCGACGCGCATCAACGCGTGATGTCGATCGCGACGCTGCAACGCCACCTCGCCGAATCCGAGGGGGGCGCAGTCGAGCTCGAACCCTATCTGGCGCAACTATGCGCCAGCATCGGGGCGTCGATGATCTATGACCGCGAGCAGCTAACGCTCACTACCCGCGTCGATCCGGTGTCGATCAGCGGCGATATATCGGTCAGCATGGGGCTGGTCGTCACCGAACTGGTGATTAATGCGCTCAAGCACGCCTTTCCGGACGGCCGCCCCGGTCATGTCGTCGTCGGCTATGCCACGACAGGCGACGACTGGACTTTGTCGGTTTCGGACGACGGGATCGGCATGGGGGAGGACCCCGAACGGTCCCCAGCGGGTCTGGGCACGCGCATCGTCCAGGCGCTCGCCAAGCAGTTGGGAGCGGAGATTGCGGTCGAGGACACCGCGCCGGGAACCCTTGTGTCGCTGACCCGGACCGTGCAGATCGCACGGCAGGTCGCCGCCAATGACGAAGCACAGATCGCTGCGGTCTGA
- a CDS encoding helix-turn-helix domain-containing protein — MAASFSVDERREHFAYCVQLFGGTTAFSRRLGIDERAIRRFINGERPLGDGLLEDTAKALRLLIAEATTAEAQIATTLRFPPTDPS; from the coding sequence ATGGCCGCGTCATTTTCAGTGGACGAGCGACGCGAGCATTTTGCTTATTGCGTCCAACTGTTTGGCGGCACCACGGCATTCTCGCGGCGCCTTGGCATAGACGAGCGGGCCATCCGCCGTTTCATTAATGGCGAGCGGCCTCTTGGTGATGGGCTTTTGGAAGACACCGCAAAGGCACTGCGCCTGCTCATTGCTGAAGCAACCACGGCCGAAGCTCAGATCGCGACCACATTGCGCTTTCCGCCCACCGATCCATCGTAG
- the sciP gene encoding CtrA inhibitor SciP, whose amino-acid sequence MLENQKIRPAAVIGPHGEELTLDNLPPPETTRWVSRRKAQVVAAIEGGLITSEEACARYRMSREELANWQRLFDRIGVPGLRTTRIQHYREQFPDRLLSS is encoded by the coding sequence GTGCTCGAAAACCAGAAAATACGCCCGGCGGCGGTGATCGGCCCGCACGGCGAAGAATTGACATTGGATAATCTTCCACCGCCGGAAACGACGCGCTGGGTCAGCCGGCGCAAGGCACAGGTCGTCGCCGCCATCGAAGGCGGGTTGATTACGTCCGAAGAAGCGTGCGCCCGTTATCGAATGAGCCGGGAGGAACTCGCGAATTGGCAGCGTCTGTTCGACCGGATCGGCGTGCCCGGCCTGCGCACGACGCGCATACAGCATTATCGCGAGCAATTTCCCGATCGGTTGTTGTCTTCATAG
- a CDS encoding ABC transporter substrate-binding protein, protein MSAMFDNRDQEDGLPADRIVAVPTSRRQLLAGLSASLVGASCPGIARAARPKPLRRYRMLLNSGYSGVNSWFVIAQDKGYLRDEGIEIDFTSGRGAYTAAPRMAAEGFDLGYGDINALIEAAANSATPAKVPVGVYMMFNQSPSVIGVAADGPIRTPQDLAGKRIAAHPTDVALGTFPPYARATGFDPAAITVVPSDASMTALVTDMLAGKSDGVFGYFTTQTAAALTAGIDPATRLRFLRYDTVLPDFYGSAVMASADMVTTHPHDVKRIVRAFNRGVIDAVRDPEAAVAAAMRRDSSLRREVELSRLTETLRHEMNHAERAALGIGDASDARLSRAIAAMVETKSLPRTPATRSIFTRAFLPPKNARLS, encoded by the coding sequence ATGAGCGCGATGTTTGACAACAGGGACCAAGAAGATGGCCTCCCTGCCGACCGGATCGTTGCAGTTCCAACCTCTCGCCGCCAATTGCTTGCGGGACTGTCGGCATCACTCGTCGGGGCCTCTTGCCCCGGTATCGCGCGCGCGGCCCGGCCCAAGCCCTTGCGCCGTTACCGCATGCTGCTCAATTCGGGCTACAGCGGGGTAAACAGCTGGTTCGTCATCGCCCAGGACAAGGGGTATTTGCGCGACGAGGGGATCGAAATCGACTTCACTTCGGGGCGCGGAGCCTACACCGCCGCGCCGCGTATGGCGGCCGAAGGCTTCGATCTGGGCTATGGCGATATCAACGCGCTGATCGAAGCCGCGGCGAATAGCGCAACCCCCGCCAAGGTCCCGGTCGGCGTCTATATGATGTTCAACCAGTCCCCCTCGGTCATCGGCGTTGCGGCGGACGGCCCCATTCGCACGCCGCAGGATCTGGCCGGAAAACGGATCGCGGCGCATCCGACCGACGTCGCGCTCGGCACTTTTCCGCCTTACGCCCGCGCTACCGGCTTCGACCCCGCGGCGATCACCGTCGTTCCATCCGATGCCAGCATGACCGCACTCGTCACCGACATGCTCGCGGGAAAGAGCGATGGGGTCTTCGGTTATTTCACGACGCAAACCGCCGCTGCGCTGACCGCCGGGATCGATCCCGCTACTCGCCTCCGCTTCCTGCGCTATGATACGGTGTTGCCTGATTTCTACGGTAGCGCGGTCATGGCGTCGGCGGACATGGTGACGACGCACCCCCACGACGTGAAGCGGATCGTGCGAGCCTTCAATCGTGGCGTGATCGATGCCGTCCGCGATCCGGAGGCGGCTGTGGCAGCGGCGATGCGCCGCGATTCGAGTCTGCGCCGCGAAGTGGAGTTATCGCGCCTTACCGAAACGCTGCGCCACGAAATGAACCATGCCGAACGCGCTGCGCTGGGTATCGGCGACGCCAGCGACGCGCGCCTGTCGCGTGCGATCGCCGCGATGGTCGAAACCAAATCTCTCCCGCGAACGCCGGCAACGCGCAGTATCTTCACCCGCGCATTCCTGCCGCCCAAGAATGCGCGGTTAAGTTAG
- a CDS encoding LytR/AlgR family response regulator transcription factor, whose protein sequence is MSGFSVLIVEDEPLARGRIRRALGAMADVHIVGEAANLDEAEMLIDRLRPDIITLDIQLPGGTGFDLLERLGAAAPATIFVTAFDHQAQRAFDAHAIDYVTKPLEQARLQVAVARACARLRASSSEERVNELQEMVRTLRAALQQAESAGPDFWVRSRGDYRRLSLQDVTHIVAERDYVRIFSDGESHLHQESLTSLEQRLPPQLFIRIHRSAIVRRDAIVRLKTLQFSALTAELVDGSEIRIGRTYSAKMRAEVARDGIAERR, encoded by the coding sequence ATGAGCGGCTTCTCGGTCCTGATTGTCGAGGACGAGCCGCTCGCGCGCGGCCGCATCCGGCGCGCGCTTGGGGCCATGGCGGACGTCCATATCGTGGGCGAAGCGGCGAACCTCGACGAGGCCGAAATGCTGATCGATCGCTTGCGCCCCGACATCATCACGCTCGACATCCAGTTGCCGGGCGGGACCGGCTTTGATCTTCTCGAACGGCTTGGCGCTGCAGCGCCGGCGACAATATTCGTGACGGCATTCGACCATCAGGCTCAGCGCGCCTTCGATGCGCATGCCATCGACTATGTGACCAAACCGCTCGAACAGGCCCGTCTGCAAGTGGCGGTCGCGCGCGCCTGCGCCCGGCTACGGGCCAGTTCCAGCGAGGAGCGCGTCAATGAACTGCAGGAGATGGTCCGGACGCTGCGCGCTGCGCTGCAGCAGGCAGAAAGCGCCGGACCGGATTTCTGGGTGCGATCGCGCGGAGATTACCGACGCCTTTCGCTGCAGGACGTAACGCACATCGTCGCCGAGCGCGATTATGTCCGCATCTTCAGCGACGGCGAAAGCCACCTGCATCAGGAAAGTCTGACGTCATTGGAGCAACGCCTTCCACCCCAACTCTTCATCCGCATCCATCGCAGTGCGATTGTTCGCAGGGACGCCATCGTTCGCTTGAAGACCTTGCAGTTTTCGGCATTGACCGCTGAGCTCGTCGACGGGAGTGAAATACGCATCGGGCGAACCTATTCGGCAAAGATGCGAGCCGAGGTGGCGCGTGACGGGATAGCGGAACGACGCTGA
- a CDS encoding sensor histidine kinase, producing the protein MSFLHKAVLCFVLTLLCSPFSASIDFLIASWYMWPAKPAFAPRDFVYGLIENSSFFFGWACLYVAMLYSHEVRQQERRLAAIREEALTAQMRALRYQINPHFLFNTFNSIAALIEEGMPNEAKRMVVVLSEFLRTTLTLDPFSDVRLDREIALQQDYLAIERERFSDRLNFAFDIPAALSGALVPSLILQPLVENAIKHGVGQARAPIVVRVEARATEQSLLLTVTNDITPDRGTAEHASTGIGLANVRERLDARFGGRGRCKAGYNGKGEWEAMIEMPMRTE; encoded by the coding sequence TTGTCTTTCCTGCACAAGGCCGTGTTGTGCTTCGTCCTTACTTTGCTCTGCTCGCCTTTTTCCGCGAGCATCGATTTCCTCATCGCGTCTTGGTACATGTGGCCGGCGAAGCCGGCGTTCGCGCCGCGCGATTTTGTCTATGGCCTGATCGAGAACAGCTCCTTCTTCTTCGGTTGGGCATGCCTCTACGTCGCGATGCTCTACAGCCACGAGGTGCGCCAGCAGGAGCGGCGGCTGGCCGCGATCCGCGAAGAGGCGTTGACGGCGCAGATGCGGGCGCTGCGCTATCAGATCAATCCGCATTTCCTGTTCAACACATTCAACTCCATCGCGGCGTTGATCGAGGAAGGCATGCCAAACGAAGCCAAGCGAATGGTCGTCGTCTTGTCCGAATTCCTGCGGACGACACTGACGCTGGATCCGTTCAGCGATGTTCGTCTGGACCGGGAAATCGCGCTGCAACAGGATTATCTCGCGATCGAACGTGAACGTTTTTCCGACCGGCTGAACTTTGCATTCGACATTCCCGCCGCCTTGTCCGGTGCGCTCGTGCCAAGTCTGATCTTGCAGCCTCTCGTCGAAAACGCGATCAAGCATGGCGTCGGGCAGGCCCGCGCGCCCATCGTGGTTCGCGTCGAAGCGAGGGCGACGGAGCAATCGCTCCTATTGACGGTGACCAATGATATTACTCCCGATCGGGGAACGGCGGAGCATGCCTCCACCGGAATCGGGCTGGCCAATGTACGCGAAAGGCTGGATGCCCGGTTCGGCGGGCGCGGGCGATGCAAGGCGGGCTATAATGGCAAGGGAGAGTGGGAGGCGATGATCGAAATGCCGATGCGCACCGAATGA